A genomic window from Dechloromonas sp. A34 includes:
- a CDS encoding tautomerase family protein: MPYINVQITKGATREQKAEIVRDITDSLARVLGKKPEHTHIVIQEIDDENWGFAGMLTDDWKKQQATG; encoded by the coding sequence ATGCCCTACATCAACGTTCAAATCACCAAGGGTGCCACCCGGGAACAAAAAGCTGAAATCGTTCGTGATATCACCGACTCGCTGGCTCGTGTGCTGGGCAAGAAACCGGAGCACACGCACATCGTCATCCAGGAAATCGACGACGAGAATTGGGGCTTCGCCGGGATGCTCACTGACGACTGGAAAAAGCAGCAAGCGACCGGATGA
- a CDS encoding urease accessory protein UreF, which yields MLQLARLLQLTSPVLPVGAYTYSQGLEWAVETGVIRDEESAGRWIADLLQHGIGRYEAPLVAALMAAWSAANTWEIARLNGEFLASREAAELRAETAQMGFSLARLVRDLRDPDLARVESTLATLAEIAFPTGWAGIAAGWQIAPPAAVTAYLWSWAENQVMAALKAVPLGQASGQRLLAELGRQIPAVVTEALQLPEAQWSNFTPAYAIACARHETQYSRLFRS from the coding sequence ATGCTCCAACTCGCCCGCCTGCTGCAACTGACCAGCCCGGTCCTGCCGGTCGGCGCCTATACCTATTCGCAGGGGCTGGAATGGGCCGTCGAAACGGGTGTCATCCGCGACGAGGAAAGCGCCGGCCGCTGGATCGCCGACCTGCTGCAGCATGGCATCGGGCGCTACGAGGCGCCGCTGGTCGCCGCGCTGATGGCGGCATGGTCGGCCGCTAACACCTGGGAAATCGCCCGCCTCAATGGCGAATTCCTGGCCAGCCGCGAAGCGGCCGAACTGCGCGCCGAAACCGCCCAGATGGGCTTCTCGCTGGCTCGCCTGGTGCGCGATTTGCGCGATCCCGACCTGGCTCGCGTCGAGTCCACGCTGGCGACGCTCGCCGAAATCGCCTTCCCCACTGGCTGGGCCGGCATCGCCGCTGGTTGGCAGATCGCGCCGCCAGCGGCGGTCACCGCCTACTTGTGGTCGTGGGCGGAAAACCAGGTGATGGCGGCGCTCAAGGCCGTGCCGCTCGGCCAGGCTTCCGGCCAGCGCCTGCTCGCCGAACTGGGCCGCCAGATTCCGGCGGTGGTGACCGAGGCGCTGCAATTGCCTGAAGCCCAGTGGTCCAATTTCACCCCGGCCTACGCCATCGCCTGCGCCCGCCACGAAACCCAGTATTCACGTCTTTTCAGATCGTAA
- the ureG gene encoding urease accessory protein UreG: protein MSKQALRVGIGGPVGSGKTALTLALCQALREQIDMAVVTNDIYTAEDAKFLVNHSALAPERIIGVETGGCPHTAIREDASINLEAIDRLQRAFPDVELILVESGGDNLAATFSPELSDLTLYVIDVAAGEKIPRKGGPGITKSDLLIINKIDLAPMVGASLEVMAHDAKAQRGDRPFVFTNLKTGHGLDTVIAFIRERGMLGS from the coding sequence ATGAGCAAACAAGCCCTTAGAGTCGGCATCGGCGGCCCCGTCGGGTCCGGCAAGACCGCCCTCACCCTGGCCCTGTGCCAGGCCCTGCGCGAGCAGATCGACATGGCCGTCGTCACCAACGACATCTACACCGCCGAGGACGCCAAATTCCTGGTCAATCACTCGGCGCTGGCCCCGGAGCGCATCATCGGCGTCGAGACCGGCGGTTGCCCACACACGGCGATCCGCGAGGATGCCTCGATCAACCTCGAAGCGATCGACCGCCTGCAACGCGCCTTTCCCGACGTCGAACTGATCCTCGTCGAATCGGGCGGCGACAATCTGGCGGCGACCTTCTCGCCGGAACTCTCCGACCTGACGCTTTACGTCATCGATGTCGCCGCCGGCGAGAAGATCCCGCGCAAGGGCGGCCCCGGCATCACCAAGTCCGACCTGCTGATCATCAACAAGATCGATCTGGCGCCGATGGTCGGCGCCTCGCTGGAAGTCATGGCGCATGATGCCAAGGCACAGCGCGGCGACCGGCCCTTCGTGTTCACCAACTTGAAGACCGGCCACGGGCTCGATACGGTGATCGCCTTCATCCGCGAACGCGGCATGCTCGGCAGCTAG
- a CDS encoding proteasome-type protease: MTYCVAMRLDAGLVFLSDSRTNAGVDHINTFRKMHVFEKPGERVLVLMTSGNLSISQSVVNTLREKLESKRGSNLNKVRNMFEAAKHVGDCLREIHTRDAAAMENFGVDFASSMILGGQIKGEEQRAFHIYAAGNFIEATRDTPYFQIGESKYGKPIIDRVISPQTSLDEAAKCALISMDSTIRSNLSVDLPLDLVIYERDALKIKRHVNITQDSPYYGAISKQWGEHLRQGFAALPEPDWNSL, encoded by the coding sequence GTGACCTATTGCGTCGCCATGAGGCTCGACGCCGGGTTGGTGTTTCTCTCCGATTCGCGGACCAATGCCGGGGTCGATCACATCAACACCTTCCGCAAAATGCATGTCTTCGAGAAGCCTGGCGAACGAGTGCTGGTGCTGATGACCTCGGGCAATCTGTCGATCAGCCAGTCGGTGGTCAATACCCTGCGCGAGAAGCTGGAGTCCAAACGGGGCAGCAATCTCAACAAGGTCCGGAACATGTTCGAGGCGGCCAAGCATGTTGGTGACTGCCTGCGCGAAATCCATACCCGGGATGCAGCAGCGATGGAGAACTTCGGCGTCGACTTTGCTTCGTCGATGATCCTCGGCGGCCAGATCAAGGGCGAGGAACAGCGAGCCTTCCATATCTACGCCGCCGGCAATTTCATCGAGGCGACGCGTGACACGCCGTATTTCCAGATCGGCGAGTCGAAGTACGGCAAGCCGATCATTGATCGCGTCATCAGTCCGCAGACCTCGCTCGACGAGGCTGCCAAATGCGCGCTGATCTCGATGGATTCGACCATCCGCTCCAACCTGTCGGTCGATCTGCCACTCGATCTGGTGATCTACGAGCGCGATGCCCTGAAGATCAAGCGTCACGTCAATATCACGCAGGACAGCCCCTACTACGGGGCCATCAGCAAGCAATGGGGCGAGCACTTGCGGCAAGGCTTTGCCGCCTTGCCCGAGCCCGACTGGAATAGTCTCTAG
- a CDS encoding alpha-E domain-containing protein produces MLSRTADHLFWMSRYIERAENLARLLDVTWQMSLVPQALEAANQNWNAIIALNSLEETYAKKYSTVTADNVLRFMVSDQDNFASIHSCLRLARENAHAVRGTITSEMWETLNSTWLEAREKSFEQIINGGISEFFDWVKMRSSLSRGVTIGTLLQDKAYHFIRLGTLLERADNTARILDVKYHVLRPHGDEGATDFYQWGALLRSVSAFEVYRKVYRDVITPERVTELLILRNDMPRSLHFCINGVVKNLDLIANSHSDETQRQAGLLHAQLHYARVEDILAQGLHEWLTDFMDRIYLIGDGISKDFLVPMAEAA; encoded by the coding sequence ATGCTATCGCGTACCGCCGACCACCTGTTCTGGATGTCCCGCTATATCGAGCGGGCCGAGAATCTCGCCCGCCTGCTCGACGTCACCTGGCAGATGTCCCTGGTGCCGCAAGCGCTGGAAGCGGCCAACCAGAACTGGAATGCCATCATTGCCCTGAACAGCCTCGAAGAGACTTACGCCAAGAAGTATTCGACGGTAACCGCCGACAACGTGCTGCGCTTCATGGTCAGCGACCAGGACAACTTCGCCTCCATCCACAGCTGCCTGCGCTTGGCGCGGGAAAATGCCCATGCCGTGCGCGGCACGATCACCTCCGAAATGTGGGAGACGCTGAATTCGACCTGGCTGGAAGCCCGCGAGAAGAGCTTCGAGCAGATCATCAATGGCGGGATCAGCGAGTTTTTCGACTGGGTCAAGATGCGCTCCTCGCTGTCGCGCGGGGTCACGATCGGCACGCTGCTTCAGGACAAGGCCTACCATTTCATTCGCCTCGGTACACTGCTCGAGCGGGCCGACAATACGGCGCGCATCCTTGACGTCAAATACCACGTCCTGCGCCCGCATGGCGACGAGGGGGCGACCGACTTCTACCAGTGGGGCGCTCTGCTGCGTTCCGTCTCGGCCTTCGAGGTCTATCGCAAGGTGTATCGCGACGTGATCACGCCGGAGCGGGTCACCGAACTGCTGATCCTGCGAAACGACATGCCGCGTTCTCTGCATTTCTGCATCAATGGCGTGGTCAAGAATCTCGACCTGATCGCCAACAGCCATTCCGACGAAACCCAGCGTCAAGCTGGCCTGTTGCACGCCCAACTGCATTACGCCCGGGTCGAGGACATCCTGGCGCAAGGCCTGCACGAATGGCTGACCGATTTCATGGATCGTATCTACCTGATTGGTGATGGCATCAGTAAGGACTTCCTGGTGCCGATGGCCGAGGCTGCTTAG
- a CDS encoding circularly permuted type 2 ATP-grasp protein: MNFYNEMVDANGGVRAHYQGYDEWLKATPPERIARKRAEADLAFHRVGITFAVYGEEAGKERLIPFDIVPRIIPSAEWTTMQDGLRQRVTALNMFLHDVYHDQEILKAGKIPAEQVLNNAQYRAVMQGVDLPGQIYAHIAGVDIVRAGAGESYVLEDNLRVPSGVSYMLEDRKMMMRLFPELFAKHKVAPVQHYPDMLLEKLRAVAPKGVSDPTVVVLTPGAYNSAYFEHTFLAQQMGVELVEGRDLFVKDEVVYMRTTQGPQRVDVIYRRIDDDFLDPLAFRQDSALGVPGILKAYQAGNVTLSNAIGTGVADDKSIYPYVPEMIRFYLGEEPILNNVPTYMCRKPDDLKYVLAHLPELVVKEVHGAGGYGMLVGPASTKEQIEHFRQLLIAKPEGYIAQPTLALSNCPTFVEEGIAPRHLDLRPFVLSSGKCVNMVPGGLTRVALTKGSLVVNSSQGGGTKDTWVLED; this comes from the coding sequence ATGAACTTCTATAACGAAATGGTTGACGCCAACGGCGGCGTCCGCGCTCATTACCAGGGTTACGACGAATGGCTCAAGGCGACCCCGCCCGAGCGCATCGCCCGCAAGCGTGCCGAGGCCGATCTTGCCTTTCACCGCGTCGGTATCACCTTCGCCGTCTATGGTGAGGAGGCGGGCAAGGAGCGGCTGATCCCGTTCGACATCGTGCCGCGCATCATTCCGTCGGCTGAGTGGACAACCATGCAGGACGGCCTGCGCCAGCGCGTCACGGCGCTCAACATGTTTCTGCACGACGTCTACCACGATCAGGAAATCCTCAAGGCCGGCAAGATTCCTGCCGAGCAGGTGCTGAACAACGCCCAGTATCGCGCGGTGATGCAGGGGGTCGATCTGCCGGGACAGATCTACGCGCACATTGCCGGCGTCGATATCGTGCGGGCCGGTGCCGGCGAGAGTTACGTGCTCGAAGACAACCTGCGCGTGCCGTCCGGCGTCTCCTATATGTTGGAAGACCGCAAGATGATGATGCGGCTCTTCCCCGAATTGTTTGCCAAGCACAAAGTGGCCCCGGTCCAGCATTACCCGGACATGCTGCTCGAGAAGCTGCGCGCCGTCGCGCCGAAGGGGGTCAGCGATCCGACGGTCGTCGTGCTGACGCCGGGGGCCTACAACAGCGCCTATTTCGAACACACCTTCCTCGCCCAGCAAATGGGCGTCGAGCTGGTCGAGGGCCGAGATCTCTTCGTCAAGGACGAGGTGGTCTACATGCGGACGACGCAGGGGCCACAACGCGTCGACGTCATCTACCGCCGCATCGATGACGATTTTCTCGATCCGCTTGCCTTCCGTCAGGATTCGGCGCTTGGCGTGCCGGGCATCCTGAAAGCCTACCAGGCCGGCAACGTGACGCTGTCCAATGCGATCGGCACCGGCGTTGCCGACGACAAGTCGATCTACCCCTACGTGCCGGAGATGATCCGCTTCTACCTCGGCGAGGAACCGATCCTCAACAACGTGCCGACCTACATGTGCCGCAAGCCGGACGACCTCAAGTACGTGCTCGCCCACCTGCCGGAACTGGTCGTCAAGGAGGTGCATGGCGCCGGCGGCTATGGCATGCTGGTCGGTCCGGCTTCGACCAAGGAGCAGATCGAGCATTTCCGCCAGTTGTTGATCGCCAAGCCGGAGGGCTACATCGCCCAGCCGACGCTGGCGCTGTCCAACTGCCCGACCTTTGTCGAGGAGGGCATCGCGCCGCGTCACCTCGACCTGCGGCCCTTCGTGTTGTCCTCGGGCAAGTGCGTGAATATGGTGCCGGGCGGCCTGACCCGGGTCGCGCTGACCAAAGGTTCGCTGGTGGTCAATTCGTCGCAAGGCGGCGGCACCAAGGACACCTGGGTCCTCGAAGACTGA
- a CDS encoding acetyl-CoA C-acyltransferase family protein: MSREVVVLSAVRSPIGAFGGSLADFESTELAGVVMKEAIARSGVDPQAINYVTVGTTMPTDSRYAYVSRVASIQAGLSMDSVAMQVSRLCASGLQGIVTTAQNLMLGDADFGIGGGVEVMSKAAYLMPALRSGARMGDTKAIDSMVAVLTDPFGVGHMGITAENLAAKHGITREAQDEFALESQRRATAAIAAGHFKSQIFPIVKQTRKGEVVFDTDEHVKSNTTMESLAKMKPAFKKDGTVTAGNASGINDGAAFFVLAAADVAAKAGHKAMARIASYAVAGVPNDIMGEGPIPATKLALKKAGLTLDQMDVIESNEAFAAQALSVSKVLGLDPAKTNPNGGAIALGHPVGCSGAFIATKALYELERIGGKYALVTMCIGGGQGIAVIFERA; this comes from the coding sequence ATGAGCAGAGAAGTCGTCGTTCTGAGCGCAGTTCGTTCCCCGATCGGTGCCTTTGGTGGTTCCCTGGCCGATTTTGAAAGCACCGAACTCGCCGGCGTGGTGATGAAGGAAGCGATTGCACGCTCCGGTGTGGATCCCCAAGCCATCAACTACGTTACCGTCGGCACCACGATGCCGACCGATTCCCGTTACGCTTACGTTTCCCGCGTTGCCTCGATCCAGGCCGGCCTGTCGATGGATTCCGTCGCCATGCAGGTCAGCCGTCTGTGCGCCTCCGGCCTGCAGGGCATCGTTACCACCGCCCAGAACCTGATGCTGGGTGATGCCGACTTCGGTATCGGCGGTGGTGTCGAAGTTATGTCCAAGGCTGCCTACCTGATGCCGGCACTGCGTTCCGGTGCCCGCATGGGTGACACCAAGGCCATCGACTCCATGGTTGCGGTGCTGACCGATCCGTTTGGCGTCGGCCACATGGGTATCACGGCAGAAAACCTGGCTGCCAAGCACGGCATTACCCGTGAAGCGCAGGACGAGTTTGCCCTCGAGTCCCAGCGTCGTGCCACGGCTGCCATCGCTGCCGGTCACTTCAAGTCGCAGATCTTCCCGATCGTCAAGCAGACCCGCAAGGGTGAAGTGGTGTTCGACACCGACGAGCACGTCAAGTCCAACACGACGATGGAATCCCTGGCCAAGATGAAGCCGGCCTTCAAGAAGGACGGTACCGTCACCGCCGGTAACGCTTCCGGCATCAACGACGGCGCTGCTTTCTTCGTGCTGGCTGCTGCTGACGTCGCTGCCAAGGCCGGTCACAAGGCCATGGCCCGCATCGCTTCCTACGCTGTTGCCGGCGTGCCGAACGATATCATGGGCGAAGGCCCGATCCCGGCCACCAAGCTGGCCCTGAAGAAGGCTGGCCTGACCCTGGACCAGATGGACGTCATCGAGTCCAACGAAGCCTTCGCGGCCCAGGCCCTGTCGGTTTCCAAGGTGCTCGGTCTCGACCCGGCCAAGACCAACCCGAACGGCGGCGCCATCGCCCTCGGCCACCCGGTTGGCTGTTCCGGTGCCTTCATCGCCACCAAGGCGCTGTACGAACTGGAACGCATCGGCGGCAAGTATGCGTTGGTCACGATGTGTATCGGTGGTGGTCAAGGTATCGCGGTTATCTTCGAACGCGCCTGA
- a CDS encoding CobD/CbiB family protein: protein MSLLSLIAVFLIEQLQPLNYRRAIAEPLGAWADFIESSFNAGAWRHGVIAWCIAVLGPVLVLGAIYAGLYALSPILAWVLNVGVLYLTMGFRQFSHHYTEIQLALRLGDLERARQLLAEWQGRSTYDLGSEDIARLSIEGALAASHRHVFAVLLWFILLPGPCGALLYRISAIVRDRWNAGDAALPNQFPVFSRKVFGIIDWLPLRVTASAFAIVGDFEDAVYCWRTQPAQWPDRDLGIVLSSGAGALGVQLGRPLVDGGEVSDRAELGLGDPPDVDFMQSAVGLVWRATVLWMLLLFLLGLASQVG, encoded by the coding sequence ATGAGTCTTCTCTCGCTGATTGCTGTTTTCCTCATCGAGCAGCTGCAACCCCTCAATTACCGTCGTGCCATAGCGGAACCGCTGGGTGCCTGGGCGGATTTCATCGAATCGAGCTTCAACGCCGGCGCCTGGCGCCATGGGGTGATCGCTTGGTGCATCGCTGTGCTCGGGCCGGTGCTGGTTCTGGGTGCGATCTACGCGGGGCTTTATGCCCTGAGCCCGATTCTGGCCTGGGTGCTGAATGTTGGCGTCCTCTATCTGACCATGGGCTTCCGGCAGTTCAGCCACCATTACACCGAGATTCAACTGGCCCTGCGCCTGGGCGACCTGGAGCGGGCGCGGCAGTTGCTCGCCGAATGGCAGGGGCGGTCGACCTACGATTTGGGTTCGGAAGACATTGCCCGCCTCTCCATAGAGGGGGCGCTGGCGGCTTCGCATCGCCATGTTTTTGCCGTGCTCCTGTGGTTCATCCTGTTGCCCGGGCCTTGCGGCGCACTGCTTTACCGGATTTCGGCCATCGTTCGTGATCGATGGAACGCCGGCGATGCTGCGCTGCCAAATCAATTTCCGGTATTCTCAAGGAAGGTTTTCGGTATCATCGATTGGCTACCCCTGCGGGTGACGGCGTCAGCCTTTGCCATCGTCGGCGATTTCGAGGATGCGGTCTATTGCTGGCGGACCCAGCCGGCGCAATGGCCGGATCGCGATCTAGGCATTGTGCTGTCCAGCGGGGCAGGTGCGCTGGGCGTGCAGTTGGGCCGGCCGCTCGTCGATGGCGGGGAGGTTTCGGATCGGGCAGAACTGGGCCTGGGCGATCCGCCAGACGTTGATTTCATGCAGAGTGCGGTCGGCCTTGTCTGGCGCGCTACCGTACTGTGGATGTTGTTGCTGTTTTTGTTGGGGCTCGCCAGTCAGGTGGGCTGA
- a CDS encoding CoA pyrophosphatase gives MTFDLERLKASLLTEPLAAHFVEEDGAEQLTLTPAAVLFPIVLRDDKQTVLLTQRTAHLRDHAGQISFPGGRVEAEDLSPIHTALRETEEEIGLSRERIEVLGFLPEYRTGTGFRVTPVVALVLPPFDIQPDPFEVAEVFEVPLAFLLDPANHQQHSIHYRGALRQYFAMPYGDYFIWGATAGMIRSLTERLGLHAA, from the coding sequence ATGACGTTTGATCTGGAGCGCCTGAAAGCCAGCTTGTTAACGGAGCCGCTGGCCGCTCATTTTGTCGAGGAAGACGGTGCCGAACAGCTGACCCTGACACCGGCCGCGGTACTTTTTCCGATAGTCCTGCGCGACGACAAGCAGACGGTGCTCTTGACTCAGCGGACGGCGCATTTGCGCGATCATGCGGGGCAGATCAGCTTTCCCGGCGGGCGGGTCGAGGCTGAGGACTTGTCGCCAATCCACACCGCGCTGCGTGAAACCGAGGAAGAAATCGGCTTGTCGCGCGAGCGCATTGAAGTCCTTGGCTTTTTGCCGGAATACAGGACCGGCACGGGCTTTCGTGTAACCCCGGTGGTCGCTCTGGTGCTGCCACCCTTTGATATCCAGCCGGACCCCTTCGAGGTGGCGGAGGTTTTCGAAGTGCCCCTGGCGTTCCTGCTCGATCCAGCCAATCACCAGCAACATTCCATCCATTACCGGGGGGCGTTGCGCCAGTATTTCGCCATGCCTTACGGCGACTATTTCATCTGGGGCGCGACTGCCGGCATGATCCGTTCCCTGACCGAACGCCTGGGCCTCCATGCTGCTTGA
- a CDS encoding retropepsin-like aspartic protease family protein, which yields MSAYFTPLVMALSLFSGAALALDVGLAGVMGSKAMLMVNGAEPQAVRIGESLDGVKLISIQGDQAIIEIGGKKRPLRVGQHAIGAANPGDGSGKITMTADVQGHFYTTGNINGTSVRFLVDTGATMISLGASDARRIGLDFNRGQKGMTQTANGQTVVSKVLLDTVRVGDVTLHNVDALIHQNEMPIALLGMSFLNRMEMQRDGSTMTLKKRF from the coding sequence GTGAGTGCTTATTTTACGCCGCTCGTCATGGCGCTGAGCCTGTTTTCGGGGGCGGCGCTTGCCCTGGATGTCGGTCTGGCCGGAGTCATGGGCAGCAAGGCCATGCTGATGGTCAATGGTGCCGAACCACAGGCGGTGCGTATCGGTGAGTCGCTGGATGGCGTGAAACTGATCTCGATTCAGGGCGATCAGGCGATCATCGAAATTGGTGGTAAGAAACGCCCCTTGCGCGTCGGGCAGCATGCGATCGGGGCGGCCAATCCCGGCGATGGTTCCGGCAAGATCACGATGACGGCCGATGTGCAAGGGCACTTCTATACGACGGGCAATATCAACGGCACCTCGGTTCGCTTTCTGGTTGACACCGGGGCGACGATGATTTCCCTGGGGGCGAGTGATGCACGGCGAATCGGGCTGGATTTCAACCGGGGGCAGAAAGGCATGACCCAGACTGCCAACGGGCAGACCGTGGTCAGCAAGGTCCTGCTCGATACCGTACGGGTCGGCGATGTGACCCTGCACAACGTCGATGCGCTGATCCATCAGAACGAAATGCCCATCGCTCTGCTGGGCATGAGTTTCCTCAATCGGATGGAAATGCAGCGCGACGGGAGTACCATGACACTTAAAAAGCGATTCTAG
- a CDS encoding type 1 glutamine amidotransferase gives MQPVAIFRHSPTEGPGYFAIFLEQQGIPWRLIALDEGETVPASTSNFSGLCFMGGPMSVNDPLPWIEPVCALIRDAAARNVPVIGHCLGGQLMSKALGGEVTRNPVKEIGWSEAGGEDHAIARHWLGNYAGKLGTIFQWHGETFSIPPGATRLLANRHCANQMFALGPHLGMQCHVEMTPEMIATWCDQWADEAIAVTDQPSVQTPEAMQQEIAQRLPAMRQLSEQLYSVWIKGLAH, from the coding sequence ATGCAACCTGTCGCCATCTTTCGCCACTCCCCTACTGAAGGTCCGGGTTATTTTGCCATATTCCTTGAGCAGCAAGGGATTCCGTGGCGACTGATCGCCCTCGATGAAGGCGAAACGGTGCCTGCCTCGACCAGTAATTTTTCCGGATTGTGCTTCATGGGCGGCCCGATGAGCGTCAATGATCCGCTGCCATGGATCGAACCCGTCTGCGCCCTGATTCGCGATGCGGCAGCGCGGAATGTCCCGGTCATCGGCCATTGCCTCGGCGGGCAACTGATGAGTAAAGCCCTGGGCGGCGAAGTCACAAGAAACCCGGTCAAGGAAATCGGCTGGAGCGAGGCCGGTGGCGAGGACCACGCAATTGCCCGCCATTGGCTGGGCAACTATGCCGGCAAGCTCGGCACCATTTTCCAGTGGCACGGCGAGACCTTCAGCATCCCGCCAGGCGCCACCCGGCTGCTCGCCAACCGACACTGTGCCAACCAGATGTTCGCCCTCGGCCCCCACCTCGGCATGCAATGCCATGTCGAAATGACGCCCGAAATGATCGCCACTTGGTGCGACCAATGGGCCGACGAGGCCATCGCCGTGACCGACCAGCCCAGCGTGCAGACCCCGGAAGCGATGCAGCAGGAGATCGCCCAACGCCTGCCGGCAATGCGCCAGCTATCGGAACAACTTTACTCGGTGTGGATCAAGGGCTTGGCACACTGA
- a CDS encoding YajQ family cyclic di-GMP-binding protein: MPSFDFTSEADMVALKNAIDVTSRQIDNRYDFKGTTAKVELNEKDKVITLWGDSDFQLDQIKDLLFPAMEKKEKESVKRLDHQKVVSVSGNKVKQEMKIKDGIDSDLAKKIVKLVKDGKLKVQASIQGDTVRVQGAKRDDLQGCIALITKSITDFPIKYGNFRD, from the coding sequence ATGCCGAGCTTTGACTTCACCTCAGAAGCGGACATGGTGGCGTTGAAGAACGCCATCGATGTGACCTCGCGCCAGATCGACAACCGTTACGACTTCAAGGGCACCACCGCCAAGGTCGAACTGAACGAGAAGGACAAGGTCATCACCCTGTGGGGTGACTCCGACTTCCAGCTTGACCAGATCAAGGACCTGCTTTTCCCAGCCATGGAAAAGAAGGAGAAGGAAAGCGTCAAGCGCCTGGATCACCAGAAGGTGGTCAGCGTTTCCGGTAACAAGGTCAAGCAGGAAATGAAGATCAAGGACGGCATCGACAGCGATCTGGCCAAGAAAATTGTCAAGTTGGTCAAGGATGGCAAGCTGAAGGTTCAAGCCTCAATCCAGGGCGATACCGTGCGCGTCCAGGGCGCCAAGCGCGATGACCTGCAGGGCTGTATTGCGCTGATCACGAAGTCGATTACCGATTTCCCGATCAAGTACGGCAACTTCCGCGACTAG
- a CDS encoding pyrimidine/purine nucleoside phosphorylase — MSQYDNVSVVKKANVYFDGKCVSHTVVLADGTKKTVGVIMPSALTFNTGAPEIMEGVGGSCRVKLKGESEWTTYGEGQSFNVPGNSSFEISVAEGDAYHYVCHFG; from the coding sequence ATGTCGCAGTACGACAATGTTTCCGTGGTCAAGAAGGCCAATGTTTATTTCGATGGCAAGTGCGTCAGCCACACCGTGGTGCTGGCCGATGGCACGAAGAAGACCGTAGGCGTGATCATGCCGTCCGCGCTGACCTTCAATACCGGCGCGCCGGAAATCATGGAAGGCGTCGGCGGCTCCTGCCGCGTCAAGCTCAAGGGCGAGTCGGAATGGACCACCTACGGTGAAGGCCAGTCCTTCAACGTGCCGGGCAATTCCTCATTCGAGATTTCGGTCGCCGAGGGCGATGCCTATCACTACGTCTGCCACTTCGGGTAA
- a CDS encoding DUF2788 domain-containing protein, translating into MEGNTLFGFTEEQLADFGATWGVGFFILFMLFIIGEIAWKSKAGKTGTFVLFFVLAFGMVGFIAKSVIQKIWGI; encoded by the coding sequence ATGGAAGGCAACACCCTGTTCGGTTTTACCGAGGAGCAACTGGCAGATTTCGGTGCGACCTGGGGGGTGGGGTTTTTCATACTGTTCATGCTTTTCATCATCGGCGAGATCGCCTGGAAGTCGAAAGCCGGCAAGACGGGCACTTTCGTGCTCTTCTTCGTGCTGGCTTTCGGCATGGTCGGCTTTATCGCCAAATCAGTCATTCAGAAAATCTGGGGTATCTAA